From a single Vitis vinifera cultivar Pinot Noir 40024 chromosome 18, ASM3070453v1 genomic region:
- the LOC100853261 gene encoding V-type proton ATPase subunit G1: MDSMKGQGGIQMLLTAEQEARQIISSAKNLKLTRLKQAKEEAEREMKLYHSNMEAAHQKKISETSGSSGSNVKRLDEETALRIQSLKKSASRVSSDVVAMLIKHVTTVKA, translated from the exons atggattccatgaAAGGACAAGGAGGCATCCAGATGCTACTGACTGCAGAGCAGGAGGCCCGACAGATTATTTCCAGTGCTAAAAACT TAAAGTTGACGAGGTTGAAACAAGCTAAAGAAGAAGCTGAGAGGGAAATGAAACTCTACCACTCCAATATGGAAGCTGCCCACCAGAAGAAAATTTCTGAG ACGAGTGGGAGCAGTGGGTCAAATGTAAAACGGCTTGATGAAGAAACTGCATTGAGGATTCAAAGCTTGAAAAAGTCTGCTTCTAGGGTTTCATCAGATGTTGTCGCCATGCTCATCAAGCATGTCACAACGGTGAAAGCTTGA